The Hymenobacter sp. 5317J-9 genome has a window encoding:
- a CDS encoding acyl carrier protein phosphodiesterase encodes MNFLAHLFLSGPPAAPDYADLLVGNFIADSVPGRQLEHYPAAVQAGIRLHRAIDTFTDQHAVVRRSTQRLREAGHGKYAGVISDVFLDHFLARGFEDFSAEALPDFAQRVYALLTARQAEMPPRVQHFLPYMTEHNSLLGYTQVEGIRRALGGLSRRASAGSGMETAAAELERNYTAYEEDFREFFPQLQQRVAAFIGTV; translated from the coding sequence ATGAACTTTCTGGCCCACCTGTTTCTCTCCGGCCCGCCAGCGGCCCCCGACTACGCCGACCTGCTGGTGGGCAACTTCATCGCCGATTCCGTGCCCGGCCGCCAGCTCGAACACTATCCCGCCGCCGTGCAGGCTGGCATCCGCCTGCACCGGGCCATCGACACCTTCACCGACCAGCACGCCGTGGTGCGCCGCAGCACCCAACGCCTGCGCGAGGCCGGCCACGGCAAATACGCCGGCGTCATTTCCGACGTGTTTCTGGACCATTTCCTGGCCCGTGGCTTTGAGGACTTTTCGGCCGAAGCCCTGCCCGACTTTGCCCAGCGGGTGTACGCCCTGCTCACGGCCCGCCAGGCCGAGATGCCGCCCCGCGTGCAGCACTTCCTGCCCTACATGACCGAGCACAACTCGCTGCTGGGTTACACGCAGGTGGAGGGCATCCGCCGCGCCCTTGGCGGCCTGAGCCGCCGGGCCAGCGCCGGCTCGGGCATGGAAACGGCCGCCGCGGAGCTGGAGCGGAACTACACGGCGTATGAGGAGGACTTCAGGGAGTTCTTCCCGCAGCTCCAGCAGCGGGTAGCGGCGTTTATCGGCACGGTGTAG
- a CDS encoding AAA domain-containing protein, translating to MSDTIPTFAPVDPYAIEKELRQVQALMKLEQLEDLEQFKIKNAKASIAERQQRGLTWYPVTISQEEIGFGGKVVLELERPAGQQGLHLFQVGKNASLFGNVPGRSATDRPTLSGVITSVRRNKLLLATTKEDLPDWVTEGHKMGIDLTFDEVSYREMDYALGKVMGAYGDRLAELRDILLGAKEARFREEKTADLFYPSPLNDSQLSAVRHVLAAKDVAIIHGPPGTGKTTTLVQAILETIRRERRVLVCAPSNTAVDLLTEKLAERGVNVIRMGNPSRVSDLLLEHTLDAQVMNHKSYNEMRSMRQTADQYRETASKYVRNFGYEEQQHRRQLKEEARMLFQQADDLERYITEDLLESVQVITCTLVGASNRNIRHLTYETVFIDEAAQALEPGCWIPISKGNRVILAGDHHQLPPTVKSEKAGALRETLFEKAIKRQPTTARMLTVQYRMHEQIMQFSSDQFYDGRLEAYESVAHAGLDAYDLRFAPDLPVEFLDTAGFGFQEITIPESRSTANPEEADLLLKRLAQLLEPYDPADHEEDPLSIGVIAPYRAQINYLKDAIEENDELSGFMQHRQLSVGTVDSFQGQERDIIAITLTRSNNHGEIGFLSDIRRMNVGMTRARKKLLLVGDSSTLSAHPFFKALIEYVEQIGGYRTAWELQD from the coding sequence TTGTCCGATACCATCCCCACTTTCGCCCCCGTCGACCCCTACGCCATCGAAAAAGAGCTGCGCCAGGTGCAAGCCCTCATGAAGCTGGAGCAGCTGGAAGACCTGGAGCAATTCAAAATCAAAAATGCCAAGGCCAGCATTGCCGAGCGGCAGCAGCGCGGCCTCACCTGGTACCCGGTCACCATTTCGCAGGAAGAAATTGGCTTCGGCGGCAAAGTCGTGCTGGAGCTGGAACGGCCCGCCGGCCAGCAGGGCCTGCACCTGTTTCAGGTGGGCAAAAATGCCTCGCTGTTTGGCAACGTGCCCGGCCGCTCGGCCACCGACCGGCCCACCCTGAGTGGCGTGATTACTAGCGTGCGGCGCAACAAACTGCTGCTCGCCACTACCAAGGAAGACCTGCCCGATTGGGTGACCGAAGGCCATAAAATGGGCATCGACCTCACCTTCGACGAGGTGAGCTACCGCGAGATGGACTATGCCCTGGGCAAGGTGATGGGCGCCTATGGCGACCGCCTGGCTGAGCTGCGCGACATCCTGCTGGGCGCCAAAGAAGCGCGTTTCCGCGAGGAGAAAACCGCCGACCTGTTTTATCCCAGCCCGCTGAACGACTCCCAGCTGTCCGCCGTGCGCCACGTGCTAGCGGCCAAGGACGTGGCCATCATCCACGGCCCGCCCGGCACCGGCAAAACCACCACCCTGGTGCAGGCCATTCTGGAAACCATCCGGCGCGAGCGGCGCGTGCTGGTGTGCGCGCCGAGCAACACGGCCGTCGATTTGCTCACCGAAAAGCTGGCCGAGCGCGGCGTGAACGTCATTCGCATGGGCAACCCCTCGCGGGTGTCGGACCTGCTGCTGGAGCATACCCTCGATGCCCAGGTGATGAACCACAAGAGCTACAACGAGATGCGCTCGATGCGCCAGACGGCCGACCAGTACCGCGAAACCGCCAGCAAATACGTGCGCAACTTCGGCTACGAGGAGCAGCAGCACCGCCGCCAGCTCAAGGAGGAAGCGCGCATGCTGTTTCAGCAGGCCGACGATTTGGAGCGCTACATCACCGAGGACTTGCTCGAATCGGTGCAGGTGATAACGTGTACGCTGGTGGGCGCCAGCAACCGCAACATCCGCCATCTCACCTACGAAACGGTGTTCATCGACGAGGCCGCCCAGGCCCTGGAGCCGGGCTGCTGGATTCCGATTTCGAAGGGCAACCGCGTGATTCTGGCCGGTGACCATCATCAGCTGCCGCCCACCGTGAAGAGCGAAAAGGCCGGCGCCTTGCGCGAAACGCTGTTCGAGAAAGCCATTAAGCGCCAGCCCACCACGGCCCGCATGCTCACGGTGCAGTACCGCATGCACGAGCAAATCATGCAGTTCAGCTCCGACCAGTTCTACGACGGCCGCCTCGAAGCCTACGAAAGCGTGGCCCACGCCGGCCTCGACGCCTACGACCTGCGCTTCGCCCCCGACCTGCCCGTGGAGTTCCTCGACACGGCCGGCTTCGGCTTCCAGGAAATCACCATCCCCGAAAGCCGCTCCACCGCCAACCCCGAAGAAGCTGACTTGCTCCTCAAGCGCCTCGCCCAGCTGCTGGAGCCCTACGACCCCGCCGACCATGAGGAAGACCCGCTTAGCATTGGCGTCATTGCCCCCTACCGCGCCCAAATCAACTACTTGAAGGACGCCATCGAGGAAAACGACGAGCTCAGCGGCTTCATGCAGCACCGCCAGCTCAGCGTGGGCACCGTGGATTCGTTTCAGGGCCAGGAGCGCGACATCATCGCCATCACCCTCACCCGCAGCAACAATCACGGCGAAATCGGCTTCCTCTCCGACATCCGCCGCATGAACGTGGGCATGACGCGGGCACGCAAAAAACTCCTGCTCGTCGGCGACTCTTCGACGCTCAGCGCCCACCCTTTTTTCAAGGCGCTGATTGAGTACGTGGAGCAGATTGGCGGCTATCGCACGGCCTGGGAGTTGCAGGACTAA
- a CDS encoding spheroidene monooxygenase, with protein sequence MPLTTLTVFTLQPGRRRWGLAQMGTSPRLLAKVAGLRFFKLLGSGARNGFGFWPNLDRYGFMAVWDDAAAAEAFFAQHPLWAAYRQRSAELWTLQLSPLKAQGLWDGQRPFDYETDMLPAQPEAPVAVLTRASIRWAKARRFWQFVEPTSAALAGAVGVRAAIGLGELPVVRQATFSVWESARAMQEYAYRDARHREVIQLTRRERWYGEELFARFRVLSSVGTLDGADPMAGLFSRV encoded by the coding sequence ATGCCGCTTACTACGCTCACCGTTTTCACGCTTCAGCCCGGCCGCCGGCGCTGGGGCCTGGCCCAAATGGGCACCTCACCGCGGCTGCTGGCCAAGGTGGCGGGCCTGCGCTTTTTTAAGCTGCTGGGCAGCGGCGCCCGCAACGGCTTCGGCTTCTGGCCCAACCTGGACCGTTACGGCTTTATGGCCGTGTGGGACGATGCCGCGGCGGCCGAAGCCTTTTTCGCGCAGCATCCGCTCTGGGCCGCTTACCGGCAGCGCAGCGCCGAACTATGGACCCTGCAATTGTCTCCTCTGAAAGCACAGGGATTGTGGGACGGCCAACGCCCCTTCGACTACGAGACCGATATGCTCCCGGCTCAGCCCGAGGCGCCGGTGGCCGTGCTCACGCGCGCCAGCATCCGCTGGGCCAAGGCGCGGCGGTTCTGGCAGTTTGTGGAGCCCACCAGTGCCGCGCTGGCCGGCGCGGTGGGCGTGCGGGCCGCCATTGGCTTGGGCGAGCTGCCGGTGGTGCGGCAGGCCACGTTCAGTGTTTGGGAATCGGCCCGGGCCATGCAGGAATACGCCTACCGCGACGCCCGGCACCGCGAAGTCATCCAGCTCACGCGGCGCGAACGATGGTATGGCGAGGAGCTGTTTGCCCGTTTCCGGGTGCTGAGCAGCGTGGGCACGCTGGACGGGGCCGACCCCATGGCCGGGCTTTTCAGCCGTGTTTAG
- a CDS encoding carbon-nitrogen hydrolase family protein, whose translation MNEIIEIRHLLKSDYEALKAAMLLAYPRMQSYWPRKQVELLVDLFPEGQFVLTVNDEIVAAALALIVKHDQFAAAHTYQDVTGNYTFRTHSATGDTLYGIEVFVVPAMRGRRLARRLYDARKELCERLNLRAVAFGARIPGYHAYMDSLTPKQYVQKVKDREIVDASLNFQLANDFHPVRVLKGYLPGDAASGDYALLMEWDNMLYDTSPVPAVAQKTQVRLGLVQWQMRLYEGFDDMFQQVEYFVDALAAYRADFALFPELFHGPLMAEANELSEIDAIRKLSQFSDEILARFTQLAVKYHINIITGSMPVLEADGTLQNVGYLCRRNGSTERYEKIHVTPNEAKYWALRGGTRLQTFDTDCGPIGVLICYDAEFPELARLLADQGMNILFIPFLTDTQTAYSRVRHCAQARAIENECYVAMAGSVGNLPRVKNMDIQYAQSAVLTPCDFAFPNTGVKSEATPNTEMILVTDVDLSILDKLRHSGSVQNLRNRRHDVYSLSAAELMPKH comes from the coding sequence ATGAATGAGATAATTGAAATTCGCCACCTGCTCAAATCCGACTACGAAGCCCTGAAAGCCGCCATGCTGCTGGCCTACCCGCGCATGCAGAGCTACTGGCCGCGCAAACAGGTCGAGTTGCTCGTCGATTTGTTTCCGGAAGGCCAGTTTGTGCTGACGGTGAACGACGAGATTGTGGCCGCCGCACTGGCCCTGATTGTGAAGCACGACCAATTTGCCGCGGCGCACACGTACCAGGATGTGACGGGCAACTACACCTTTCGCACCCACAGCGCCACCGGCGACACCCTCTACGGCATCGAAGTATTCGTGGTGCCGGCCATGCGGGGCCGCCGGCTGGCCCGCCGCCTCTACGATGCCCGCAAGGAGCTCTGCGAGCGGCTCAACCTGCGCGCCGTTGCCTTCGGGGCGCGCATTCCGGGCTACCACGCCTACATGGATTCCCTCACCCCCAAGCAGTACGTGCAGAAGGTGAAAGACCGCGAAATCGTGGATGCCTCGCTGAATTTTCAGCTGGCCAACGACTTCCATCCGGTGCGGGTGCTGAAGGGCTACCTGCCCGGCGACGCCGCCTCGGGCGACTACGCCCTGCTGATGGAGTGGGACAACATGCTCTATGACACCAGCCCCGTGCCGGCCGTGGCCCAGAAAACCCAGGTGCGCCTGGGCCTGGTGCAGTGGCAGATGCGCCTCTACGAGGGCTTTGATGACATGTTCCAACAAGTGGAATACTTCGTGGATGCGCTGGCGGCCTACCGCGCTGACTTCGCCCTGTTTCCCGAGCTTTTCCACGGCCCGCTGATGGCCGAGGCCAACGAGCTGTCCGAAATCGACGCCATTCGCAAGCTGAGCCAGTTTTCGGACGAAATCCTGGCCCGCTTCACGCAGCTGGCCGTGAAGTACCACATCAACATCATCACCGGCTCGATGCCCGTGCTGGAAGCCGATGGCACCCTGCAGAACGTGGGCTACCTCTGCCGCCGCAACGGCTCGACGGAGCGCTACGAGAAAATCCACGTCACGCCCAACGAGGCCAAGTACTGGGCCCTGCGCGGCGGCACCCGCCTGCAAACCTTCGATACCGACTGCGGGCCCATCGGCGTGCTGATTTGCTACGACGCCGAATTTCCGGAGCTGGCGCGCCTGCTGGCCGACCAGGGCATGAACATCCTGTTCATACCCTTCCTCACCGACACGCAGACGGCTTACTCACGGGTGCGGCACTGCGCGCAGGCCCGCGCCATCGAAAACGAGTGCTACGTGGCCATGGCCGGCTCGGTGGGCAACCTGCCCCGCGTCAAAAACATGGACATTCAGTACGCGCAGTCGGCCGTGCTCACGCCCTGCGACTTCGCCTTCCCCAACACTGGCGTGAAGAGCGAAGCCACCCCAAACACCGAAATGATTCTGGTAACGGACGTCGACCTGAGCATTCTCGATAAGCTGCGCCACAGCGGCAGCGTGCAGAACCTGCGCAACCGCCGCCACGACGTGTATTCCCTAAGTGCCGCTGAGCTCATGCCCAAGCACTAA
- a CDS encoding VWA domain-containing protein encodes MPTTPTRWKLVLGSAADAENAVPMPPDYGRMDDVLTALYDGDKDNRRVGMGASAPRVSRWLGDIREYFPTEVVAVMQQDAMTRLGLNQLLLEPEIMRTVQADVHLVATLMSLSRVMPQKAKATAREVITNVVRELEKKLSNPLRQAVQGALSRAVRNPRPRYHEIDWGATIKANLKHYQAAHKTIITERLVGFGRRGQALKEIVLCVDQSGSMATSVVYAGIFGAVLASLKAVKTHMVVYDTAVVDLTQNLHDPVDILFGVQLGGGNDTPQALRYCEQLITRPTDTILILISDLYEGAGEAEMIKRAAAFKAAGVTVVVLLALSDDGAPSFDRGAAEKMGALGIPSFACTPAKFPELMAKAIQGQKLEVA; translated from the coding sequence ATGCCCACCACTCCTACCCGCTGGAAACTCGTGCTCGGCAGCGCCGCCGACGCCGAAAACGCCGTGCCGATGCCGCCCGACTACGGCCGCATGGACGACGTGCTCACCGCCCTCTACGACGGAGACAAGGATAACCGCAGGGTCGGCATGGGTGCCTCGGCGCCGCGCGTGAGCCGCTGGCTGGGCGACATTCGGGAGTACTTTCCCACCGAAGTGGTAGCCGTGATGCAGCAGGACGCCATGACGCGCCTGGGCCTCAACCAGCTGCTGCTGGAGCCGGAAATCATGCGCACGGTGCAGGCCGACGTGCATTTGGTGGCCACCCTCATGTCTTTGAGCCGAGTAATGCCGCAGAAGGCCAAAGCCACGGCCCGCGAGGTCATCACCAACGTGGTGCGCGAGCTGGAAAAGAAGCTCAGCAACCCGCTTCGCCAGGCCGTGCAGGGCGCCCTGAGCCGGGCCGTGCGCAACCCACGCCCGCGCTACCACGAAATCGACTGGGGCGCCACCATCAAGGCCAACTTGAAACACTACCAGGCCGCCCACAAAACCATCATTACGGAGCGGCTGGTGGGTTTTGGGCGGCGCGGGCAGGCGCTGAAGGAAATCGTGCTCTGCGTGGACCAAAGCGGCTCGATGGCTACGTCGGTGGTGTACGCGGGCATATTTGGGGCAGTGCTGGCGTCGCTGAAGGCCGTGAAAACTCACATGGTGGTGTACGATACGGCCGTGGTGGACCTCACCCAAAACCTCCACGACCCGGTGGACATCCTGTTTGGCGTGCAGCTGGGCGGCGGCAACGACACGCCCCAGGCGCTGCGCTACTGCGAGCAGCTCATCACCCGCCCCACCGACACCATTCTCATCCTAATCAGCGACTTGTATGAGGGCGCCGGCGAGGCCGAGATGATAAAGCGCGCCGCCGCTTTCAAAGCAGCCGGCGTAACGGTGGTGGTGCTGCTGGCCCTGAGCGACGACGGCGCCCCCAGCTTTGACCGCGGCGCGGCCGAGAAAATGGGCGCCCTGGGCATCCCCAGTTTCGCCTGCACGCCGGCCAAGTTTCCGGAGCTCATGGCCAAAGCCATTCAGGGACAGAAGCTGGAGGTGGCTTAA
- a CDS encoding FKBP-type peptidyl-prolyl cis-trans isomerase, whose amino-acid sequence MAAISDNKVVTITYDLSVTDENQEKVLVESAEADSPMVFLFGHSGLPEEFESQLDGKNAGDEFQFSLTPDQAYGDYDEQALVEIPKEVFLIDGKLDEEMLQPGNFLPMADNEGNHMQAKVVSIGDTGVKMDFNHPLAGMVMHFAGKVQDVRDATAEELAHGHVHGEGGHQH is encoded by the coding sequence ATGGCCGCAATCAGCGACAACAAAGTCGTCACCATCACCTACGACCTCAGCGTGACCGACGAAAACCAGGAAAAAGTATTGGTGGAATCGGCCGAGGCCGACTCGCCCATGGTATTCCTTTTCGGCCACAGCGGCCTGCCCGAGGAATTTGAGTCGCAGCTCGATGGCAAAAACGCCGGCGACGAATTTCAGTTCAGCCTCACCCCCGACCAGGCCTACGGCGACTACGACGAGCAGGCCCTGGTGGAAATCCCCAAGGAGGTGTTCCTCATCGACGGCAAACTGGACGAGGAAATGCTGCAGCCCGGCAACTTCCTGCCCATGGCCGATAACGAAGGCAACCACATGCAGGCCAAAGTGGTGAGCATCGGCGACACGGGCGTGAAAATGGACTTCAACCACCCCCTGGCCGGCATGGTGATGCACTTCGCCGGCAAGGTGCAGGACGTGCGCGACGCCACCGCCGAAGAGCTGGCCCACGGCCACGTGCACGGCGAAGGCGGCCACCAGCACTAG
- a CDS encoding pyridoxamine 5'-phosphate oxidase family protein, producing the protein MSDKSPVTHDLTQLFDKIKEVRMAMLTTTDEHGSLHSRPMATIKPGQDQALYFLTDGNSAKVFEVKKDSQVNVSYSDPSSNVYASVSGRANAYRDQAKIDELWSEPMRGWFPKGKDDPSITILKVTIDKGEYWDSPSSLLVQAYAYVRAVVTGEPSKDDDVNQHAQVRV; encoded by the coding sequence ATGTCCGATAAGTCGCCCGTAACCCACGACCTGACCCAGCTGTTCGATAAAATCAAGGAAGTGCGCATGGCCATGCTCACCACCACCGACGAGCACGGCAGCCTGCACAGCCGCCCCATGGCCACCATCAAGCCCGGCCAAGACCAGGCGTTGTATTTCCTCACCGATGGCAATTCGGCCAAGGTGTTTGAAGTGAAAAAAGACAGCCAGGTGAACGTGAGCTATTCTGACCCGAGCAGCAACGTGTACGCCTCCGTTTCGGGCCGCGCCAACGCCTACCGCGACCAGGCCAAAATTGACGAGCTGTGGAGCGAGCCCATGCGCGGCTGGTTTCCCAAAGGCAAAGACGACCCCAGCATCACCATCCTGAAAGTGACCATCGACAAGGGCGAGTACTGGGACTCGCCCAGCAGCCTGCTGGTGCAGGCCTACGCCTACGTGCGCGCCGTGGTGACCGGCGAGCCCAGCAAAGACGACGACGTGAACCAGCACGCCCAGGTGCGGGTGTAG
- a CDS encoding energy transducer TonB, giving the protein MRNSIYYACFILLLAFVSGTTTRGQTTQQLLLGAWVKTHLEAKSGAELPITLRSKQAYLRFSFYKKGKGFKSADFRDKGFAMTYAVKGKSLLFGINTYVIEAIDSVRLVLLEEARVGFEEPAIRYTFMREQLYQNNLPAERETAIYRRGRLVYKESEKIKPELLANSSFDEFLRTNMPVFQETSKDNGFFVASFVVLPSGKLDTIQIHKGRNPVFDRQFVKAVQKTDGLWQPAVLDGQAVAVEKEFRFRYFTFASMMDYDSKYNMGVKLQKQGEYAAAIVYLSACVQLNPYDIEAYYHRAICYKESSQLQNACTDWQHVKALGSRDADEWLAKFCK; this is encoded by the coding sequence ATGAGAAATTCTATTTACTACGCCTGCTTTATTCTACTTCTTGCTTTTGTAAGTGGCACTACCACCCGAGGCCAAACCACTCAGCAACTACTACTTGGGGCGTGGGTAAAAACGCATTTAGAGGCAAAATCGGGCGCCGAGTTGCCAATTACGCTGCGCTCTAAACAGGCCTATCTACGCTTCAGCTTTTACAAAAAGGGCAAGGGCTTTAAAAGTGCCGATTTTAGGGACAAGGGGTTTGCCATGACCTATGCGGTTAAGGGCAAATCCCTGCTCTTCGGCATCAACACCTACGTCATCGAAGCCATCGACAGCGTACGGCTGGTCTTGCTCGAAGAAGCCAGAGTTGGCTTTGAAGAACCAGCCATCCGATATACGTTTATGCGGGAGCAGCTATACCAAAATAACTTGCCTGCTGAGCGGGAAACGGCTATTTACCGGCGAGGCAGGCTCGTTTATAAGGAAAGCGAAAAAATAAAGCCGGAGCTTTTGGCGAATTCATCATTCGACGAATTCCTGCGCACCAACATGCCGGTGTTTCAGGAAACGTCGAAGGACAACGGCTTTTTCGTGGCCAGCTTTGTGGTGCTGCCTTCAGGCAAGCTCGATACCATCCAAATTCACAAGGGCCGAAACCCGGTGTTTGACCGGCAGTTTGTAAAAGCCGTTCAAAAAACCGACGGGTTGTGGCAGCCGGCCGTTCTGGATGGCCAAGCGGTGGCCGTGGAAAAAGAATTCAGGTTTCGGTATTTCACTTTTGCCTCAATGATGGATTATGACAGCAAATACAACATGGGCGTCAAGCTGCAAAAGCAGGGAGAATACGCGGCGGCCATCGTGTATTTATCTGCCTGCGTGCAGCTCAATCCGTATGATATTGAGGCTTATTACCACCGGGCCATTTGTTACAAGGAAAGCAGCCAACTGCAAAATGCCTGTACCGATTGGCAGCACGTGAAAGCGCTGGGTTCCAGAGATGCAGACGAATGGTTGGCTAAGTTCTGCAAATAA
- a CDS encoding DUF5682 family protein, whose protein sequence is MPTDLRLFGIRHHGPGSAASLVAALEAFRPDVVLLECPADAEAALAMATHPELVPPVALLVYNPKQQGQASFLPFAEFSPEWQAVQWCFQNEAHVRCMDLPMALRFGMREAVADLPPSASTSPPDPLSKKEGEPAHEDDSPDKAEERKTGSPSLLERGSEGEVDAEVDPVAYIARLAGYTDSEQWWETHLEHAPGNADTFAVVLDLMTALREELHRPETEETLLREAFMRETLRATLAQGYPRVAVVCGAWHAPVLRAELFKKEDKARLKGLKKVTTETTWIPWTYERLSFSSGYGAGVLSPAWYELLFAQPRAEVLTHWMVQATRLLRGQDVEASSAHAIEGVRLAAALAAVRGLTLPGIDELQEAAVAILGGGYTEPLALVHKELVIGVKLGEVPAGLPATPLQQDLAQQQKTLRLKPEAIAKPLDLDLRQPAQLDRSHLLHRLRLLDINWGEPEEVAGKSGTFHEMWTLEWEPEMALAVIEAGRWGNTVLAAAAARATVRAAEATSLEAVSKLLEDALRADLGPAIPALVARLETIGADTRDVTHLLAALPPLAQVLRYGNVRRTDTQQVAQVVQQLVPRLCIGLPAACAGIDYDAAKLLLGRIEATHQAIRLLQNDTHEADWYAALAAAQRNAATNGLLAGTAARLLFDAQQADASATATALGLALAPAQPTSYATAWTEGFLRGSGLLLIYHRELFDLLDGWLGELNEETFREIVPLLRRAFTDFSLPERRKILEIANMDAATPAAAMEIAFDWERGTRVLPGLRELLGS, encoded by the coding sequence ATGCCCACCGACCTCCGCCTGTTCGGCATTCGCCACCACGGCCCCGGCAGCGCTGCCAGCCTCGTGGCCGCCCTCGAAGCTTTCCGGCCCGATGTTGTGCTGCTGGAGTGCCCCGCCGATGCTGAAGCAGCCCTAGCCATGGCCACGCATCCGGAGTTGGTTCCGCCCGTTGCACTGCTGGTTTACAACCCTAAACAGCAAGGGCAGGCTTCCTTTCTACCGTTTGCCGAGTTTTCGCCGGAGTGGCAGGCGGTGCAGTGGTGCTTTCAGAACGAGGCGCATGTGCGGTGTATGGATTTGCCGATGGCGTTGCGGTTTGGGATGCGGGAAGCAGTGGCGGACCTGCCGCCCTCCGCGTCCACCTCACCCCCTGACCCCCTCTCCAAAAAAGAGGGGGAACCGGCTCATGAGGACGATTCGCCCGACAAAGCGGAAGAACGCAAAACTGGTTCCCCCTCTCTTTTGGAGAGGGGGTCAGAGGGTGAAGTGGACGCGGAGGTTGACCCCGTCGCCTACATCGCCCGCCTGGCCGGCTACACCGACTCTGAGCAGTGGTGGGAAACCCACCTCGAACACGCCCCCGGCAATGCCGACACCTTCGCCGTGGTGCTGGATTTGATGACGGCTCTGCGCGAAGAGCTACACCGCCCCGAAACCGAAGAAACCTTGCTTCGTGAGGCATTTATGCGCGAAACGCTGCGCGCCACGCTGGCTCAGGGCTACCCGCGCGTGGCGGTGGTGTGCGGGGCCTGGCACGCGCCGGTGCTGCGGGCCGAGCTGTTCAAAAAGGAAGACAAAGCCCGCCTGAAAGGCCTGAAAAAAGTCACCACCGAAACCACCTGGATTCCGTGGACCTACGAGCGGCTTTCCTTCAGCTCGGGTTACGGGGCGGGCGTGCTCTCGCCGGCCTGGTACGAGTTGCTGTTTGCCCAGCCGCGCGCCGAAGTGCTGACGCACTGGATGGTGCAGGCCACGCGCCTGCTGCGCGGGCAGGACGTAGAAGCCTCCTCAGCCCATGCCATTGAGGGCGTGCGGCTGGCCGCGGCGCTGGCCGCCGTGCGCGGGCTGACGCTGCCGGGCATCGACGAGCTGCAGGAAGCCGCCGTGGCCATTCTGGGCGGGGGATACACCGAGCCGCTGGCGCTGGTGCACAAGGAATTGGTGATTGGCGTGAAGCTGGGCGAGGTGCCCGCCGGTTTGCCCGCCACGCCCTTGCAGCAGGACCTGGCCCAGCAGCAAAAAACCCTGCGCCTCAAGCCCGAAGCCATTGCCAAGCCGCTCGACCTCGACCTGCGCCAGCCCGCCCAGCTCGACCGCAGCCACCTGCTGCACCGCCTACGCCTGCTCGACATCAACTGGGGCGAGCCGGAGGAAGTGGCCGGCAAAAGCGGCACCTTCCACGAAATGTGGACGCTGGAATGGGAGCCCGAAATGGCCCTGGCTGTGATTGAGGCCGGCCGCTGGGGCAATACCGTGCTCGCCGCCGCCGCCGCTCGCGCCACCGTCCGCGCCGCCGAAGCCACCAGCCTCGAAGCCGTGAGCAAGCTGCTGGAAGACGCCCTGCGCGCCGACCTGGGCCCAGCTATTCCGGCGCTGGTGGCCCGGCTCGAAACCATCGGGGCCGACACCCGCGACGTGACCCACCTGCTGGCCGCCCTGCCCCCGCTGGCCCAGGTGTTGCGCTACGGCAACGTGCGCCGCACTGACACCCAGCAGGTGGCCCAGGTAGTGCAGCAGCTAGTACCGCGCCTCTGCATCGGTCTTCCTGCCGCCTGCGCGGGCATTGATTACGATGCCGCCAAACTCCTTTTGGGACGCATCGAAGCCACCCACCAAGCCATTCGATTGCTGCAAAACGACACGCACGAGGCCGACTGGTACGCCGCCTTGGCCGCTGCGCAGCGCAACGCCGCCACCAATGGCCTGCTGGCCGGCACGGCAGCCCGCCTGCTCTTCGATGCCCAGCAAGCCGATGCCAGTGCCACGGCTACCGCCCTCGGCCTGGCCCTGGCCCCCGCCCAGCCCACCAGCTACGCCACGGCCTGGACTGAAGGCTTCCTGCGCGGCTCGGGCCTGCTGCTCATCTACCACCGCGAATTGTTTGACTTACTTGATGGCTGGCTGGGTGAGCTGAACGAAGAAACCTTCCGCGAAATCGTGCCCCTGCTACGTCGCGCCTTCACCGACTTTTCGCTGCCCGAGCGGCGCAAGATTCTGGAAATCGCGAACATGGACGCCGCCACGCCCGCCGCAGCGATGGAAATTGCTTTTGACTGGGAGCGCGGGACGCGCGTGCTGCCGGGGCTGCGGGAACTGCTGGGGAGTTGA